Genomic window (Mya arenaria isolate MELC-2E11 chromosome 16, ASM2691426v1):
aaggcgatacctAAGAGTCCTTGATAACCACCCAtagttttatatagtatgtatgcagcgagttgtttgtggaatttgtgttgttgtttagtGTTTCTGGTTTGTTATTGCTTATTTTTCTACTCTAGAGCATTGGCGTTGACTATCTATGTGCCATTTAAGTAAGGTTATGTTTCAACTTTTCGACttctggacttgtttctgtagtacatatattaagtttttgacaatgtCTATGCATTAACATATTATACTATTAATATAAGACTACAAAGTAAGAGTAAGATTGGTACagataatgtattaaaatatatcctTGTGTTACGCAGATTATCGTTGACAACAATGGAaatttcttccgttacacttcatacataccataggacaattgactgacaacatctcatttaaatgaatatgctTGAGGCAGTGGAGACAACAATTATTCCATTGAATTTGCATGTTACACtaaaaaattattcaataacTTAACAGTATTAGTTGCCCCATTGGCCGCGTTGTCTTGACTGCTACCAAATATTACTTACTGAGAAGGCGGACCCGGAAAAACTGGGGCAATAATCAGCAGATATCTGAataatttttaatctttaagcatctgtttttttttcggaAGCAATTAAATTGCCTCATTAATAATTCATGATTACGGGATGTCCCTAGCCAAATTGACAACGATACCCAACGAAGCGTAGCGTAGGGTAGATAGGAGCTCGGAAAGGCAATGTACgcaaataagaaaacaaatttattattaattaggTACTAAgctaatgtttgttttgtaatttgtattttgaatataagaataaactttcattaaaaataaaaatctatgtcaccatgattttatttattttctgcattATGTATTTTGTGATTCGCAAGACACACTATTgcttatgtttgaaaataaaactttatccTCTCTTGTATTATCTCATTTCCAACCCGAAAGCACCTGTTGAGACAATGTAATAGAAAGATAAAGACCATATATTCTATTTCATAGTCTTAACAAGTATGGACTGTTGTTTACAACAGAAACACATATTTCtcggcatatatatatatatacaatcatTCAAAATCCCATCCCTCTAAGCAATTGCATAAATCATGTACAGACGAACCTCATTGGCTggaactcccagggaccagcgaaaatacctcgagcctcagatAATTCAAGCCAAGCGAGAATGCTTACCTTAAGTCTATAGAGTTCGGTCCTCTACATCCAGTCCGAGAAATTCGAGTcaagcaagttcgagccaacggagttcgactgtaCATCCTATACTCCATTATCGCTTTCAAAGCAGGAGCATGACTTACAGTCAAAAGCGATTGGTCGTCTATTATGGTATCCAGCTTTAATTTTTGATAGACTAGATCATTCGGaaatcctcggccattttctatcgaaaacaacatcggatgtatcatcatcatcgaaGTGAAATCATGTTTTGAATTACCAACTGAATTATGCGATCTAAGTAATAAATATAGCCGCCGTGTATCTCTCAATGtaaatcattattgttattattgtttggtaaGCGCTTGGTCGTGTTAAAGTGAAATAGTGTATTAAATTACCAATTGAACTAAGTGATCTAAGCAATAAATAAAGTTGCCGGGCAGCTCAAAGtgtaaattattaatgttttgtaaaagtgTTTAGTTATGTCAAACTATTTGCATCAACTCCTAAACACAATTATAATGATTAAGTATTTCAGTTTGACATCAAAATAAAAGCTTCGAAATACGTTGTTATTAGTTATACATGAGGTATCAATGGGAACTAACTAGACTCCTAAATTGGAAATGTTAACGGACGGGAACAAAAACAGAATTACAGTTATTGCTTTCAAATTATTATCGTTGGATGCGCTATGCTTCCGATTCGGCTAAGAAAATGTCGTTATCATagataattaatgaggcagtttcattggttccgcaaggAAACCTCTGCGAAAATCTGTCTCTGACATATGAACAGACACTCTTACTTTTGTTCGCCCTTAGAACAAGAATTTCGGCgaaaaattgaattaaactcGGTTCGCTCAATAATTACAGAAATTAAACCAGCAACTTAAACCCCTCACCCGAGGAAGCAACTAAATGTGCAGGGTAAGTTAGCAGTATTTCCTTGTGACTATGGAATTCGTTGAAAAAAGAGTTGCCAGATGCATATCCATGTAGTgagattttgtcaataaattttCCCACGGTATATGTGAAGTGTACTAAAAATTGTCGCCGTGTGAAATTATATATGACCTCGACCACTAAAAAGataattgtttcagtgtaagattatGTTGCTATACATTTCAACTCAAGTGTATACAGCCTTTGGTGTTCAGTCAGTGAAATACATTTCGATACTGAATCATACTACTTATCTTCACTGTGTTCTTGTTATTCAAACACAGTATTAAAGCTATCCAAGTCAAACTGTTAATTAATCGAGACTTTAAGTGAAACgtatatacaaaaaacacataatataaGATGTTTGATTGTTGGTTCACATTAGATCGATGTACTCAAGCATACCTGATCGATTTCTATATCTCAAGCGAATGCGCCCTACTTTGAGTTCATATCGTTATTGTTTGATCTAAGCGATATTTACCCGGTGACTAGCAAATATACCCTCCATTTGTTAAAAGGTAATGAATATTGTATCAAATTGGTTCGGCATCAGGTCATTTAGACGTCAACTGATTAGCCAGTGCTAATCACATATAGTTATTGACAGGGCAAACTCCGTTTACTCATATTCAATCAGTTGGAATTTGTTTACTGAAAAAGACTAGATGGTTGCTAAACCATTATACAGATTAAGTAAGAAGTGCAATATTTTAAACGGAAAAAAGTAGTATTGTCAGAAATTATTTAGCGATTCAAACCTTGTTGTAAaagtatttaatgaaaattacaatGGTGGAGGTATATTCAATTCTGTTTGTATTCGTGTTTGGTTTAGAATTCAAGCTTGTTGAATGCCTTTCTAAATCGTCATATTACCTTGTTGAACAAGGCACtatgataaataacaaaactgttTATCACACGGAACATAAGACTATGAGTTTTCTAGCTTGCGCTTCAGAGTGTACAGCATCTGACCAATGCGGCACAGCGTCGTTTGAGAGGACATCACAAATATGTTACATGGCAACGGAGTATACGACGCATGCAGATTGTCGCGAgcatttatttgtatcaaatgcAAATTGGCAGACGATGTCCAAATTCGTCTATCCTGGTTGCTATTTTtaccatcaacaacaacagcaacaacaacgacaacaacaacaacaacacaacaacatgAACAACAACAGTAGGCAAaataacagcagcagcaacaacaacaccaatataaccaacaaaaataacatataaacaacctatatttttatgttatttaatgtcaagTGTTGTTGATATATGTTTGGAATGAGCACTTAGACctttataaatcaatgttttaagtTTGAGAATAAGATTAAGAAAAGtcaatttcattgtttcaaagcatttttaatagtattttatttttaacaaaaggtgaataaactatttttaaccatgttatgtacatttttaccaaatgtttAACTCAAAATAGTACTTTTACAATGAAATCAAGATAAGCAGTGTTGTCCATATTCACCAGCATCTTGACTCTGAcatcttatataatgataacaatattatatgtGGGTCATCAGGCATCAAAATTAAgcattatatatgtttttaaggCTACagatttaagaaaacatattataactattacagataaatattgacaatttaaGTACCTCCTCACGCTTTTGTTTCTGATGTATAGTATCAAAttattaaatcttttttttttaattcttaccATGTAACTTGATATGTGTACGACTACTGACTATGACATatcatattatatgttttactgtttgtGCAAGTATGGGTATATTACCttatgtatatgaaataaaCTCTATTAACTATATCTCATTCTGTATTTGTCAGACAGCAAGCTTAATGGTGATTCGAGGACCTTAAGGTATCGCTGGTCAATGTACAAggcattgttattttaaacagataaagatacttaaaacatgttttaaaatccTAATACAGTGTTGTCGGGGTCTCTGTGTGTAACAAAGAAAACTCCTCGAATGTTATCTATATTTTGTTAGTATCATATGCAATGTCAGTTTGATCGTTTCGCATCATGGTCCATGCCGAGAAATTCAAATATTAAGCTTTTTTTGAAACTCTATAAGTATGTGacgtttttttttcctttgtcATAATGATTGTACATGATAGTTGAAACAGataacataaattaaacattaaatcaatagatctttacattttgtattatcatttgtgtaaaatgtttcagtaaataaatcaaatatatgttgAACAATTTGAAGAATTAAGTGGTAATCGATTTTCCTACATGAGTAATGAGTAATGATAAGTAATGGCAATCGTTCGATTTTTGACAATACCTGATTATCGATTAattcaactttatttaaatattcttacTTTTTCACTGTCTATTACttcatttgatatatataactatatatacaaaatatcagaGCGTTGCTAgtgtttgttgattttgtttCGAAACGCTTTGttaggaaaatattaatttgacgCTGATCATACAAACATAGCGGCTTACATATAATCCTTGTTTCAGAGTTGACAGATGTAAAGCGTTGTAAGCCTGGATGGACGATGTTTGAGGACTCCTGCTACCTGTTTGGAGACACTGATATGACATTCTACAGCGCACTGGTATTATTATATAAACCTTGTTGATAGTATTTTgctaaattattttgataacaatcATGTTCAATCTTGTAGAGATCAATTAAACATGTTGATTCTTCCCTCGTCAGAAGACAAGATGTTGTTTGGTCGTTCTAGACACCATTtagaactcctcggccatttttctcgaaaacaacctcggatgtttgccAGTACATTAGTAAAAGAAGttcataaaattttgaaattatattatgagttaaatgtagtgttttagtttgttttgttaaattaattgccagtaaagagttttattgcaaacattataaAGATTCCCAAAGGAAAAGTCATTAATTTTAACCGCTTAAttaaatcactacgcgatctacttacaGCGGACTTAAAAAGAcacgatttctgacattgtaaactgtcaatacatccgaggttgtttttgataaaaatggccgaggagatcCGAATGTCTAGACACTAGAAACTGATTCAATTGTAACGGTTATTTAGCGCTCCTGAAACGACGGTGGATTTGTTCATtcttaatttattcatttagcAGCGCTTCCCCAGTTCACATTGAAAGGACAGAAAACAAGTATAttcatgattttgttttctttagatCTCAAGGTCCGAATAACTGTTTTTTTGCGCGGTGTTCTTTTAATGTCGACTCCCGAAAAAGTTTTCTGTCCGGTGTTTTTTTTTAGCTGGTGAACGTCGTTTAAGACACATttacaacaaacataaaagtATCAGTAACTAACTCGGCGAATTTTTTTTTACGCTTTTAGATGACCATactcaacatatatatatatatacatatatattacgaaatatttaaatatgcaagtAATGAAAAATCGACAAATTGTGCGACAGATtctgaaataaatcattatgttatacaatatatgtgaatttacataatgtttaagaaaagaaatacaaaaaaaacgaCATAAAAATGGATGCGTTAGAACTTTGGTTAGGTGTACaaaaagggtttatttttgtttctttcgaGTTactaataatgcatttatttgtcaCAGGAATACTGTGAAGGTCTCGATGCTACCCTAGTCCACATTAACACGACGGACGAAAACCTATTTATGAAGACTGAGTTGATGCAGAAACCGAACAGTAAGAATCGATTGTTGTTAAGTTTGCGAATGTATACATACAGGGCGGTACACGGTAAAATGAGTCTACGGTGGTTTAATGGGGGAAATTTTGCGAAAAGGGGACCTTGTTTTTGGCAATATCTACCCGGTAAgtagtatttatataaaaagactACAGAACAAGTCCAGTAGAAGATAGTTTAGATTTAAACCTCGTTCAATGGCACCCATAGTTTCTATAAGCGATGTCACCGTTTCAGCTTTTTCAGTTTTAAGGCTACTAGCTGTTTATTGTTTCGAATATCGAAGAAGTCGAAACAAAATAGATATTTAAAGACATTCTTTGACGAACCGaatgttgataaatgttgaAAGCGGAATTTAAGTCTGTTCTTACCTAAACAGCAGAAGCCTCACTTTGCGTGTTACATCTCTGATAGACAATTGTTTActgatataaaaacataaacattcacTTCAATCCATTCAATGTCGTATGTGAAGACGGCACAATTTAGTCGGATGAAACCCTCAACACTGGTTAATGAATCCTGATTTTCAAACCACAGGTCCAAGTCATTGGATCGGCATGACAGACGAGGCGGAAGAAAGAACCTGGACGTATCTGGATGGAGTAAATGTGTCATTCACTCATTGGGGCACATCTCAGCCAAACAACGGACGGGCGGCCAACTGTGCCGCTTTCTGGGCTAGTTTTGACTACATGTGGGTGGACGAACCTTGTACCAGTTCGTTCAAAGCAATCTGAGAGGGTGGTGTAATTTTTACATGCTGAGTAAAACTAAACGTGCATTTCTTGATATTTAGATGCATTAGATAGTGATTAAATAAATGGGCTATGGATACAATTGTTTAAGATGGAAATTTGTGGCAAAACATACTACAAATTGTGCAGGAAATGTAAAGCATTGTATTAG
Coding sequences:
- the LOC128221626 gene encoding perlucin-like protein; this encodes MFEDSCYLFGDTDMTFYSALEYCEGLDATLVHINTTDENLFMKTELMQKPNSPSHWIGMTDEAEERTWTYLDGVNVSFTHWGTSQPNNGRAANCAAFWASFDYMWVDEPCTSSFKAI